From a single Solanum dulcamara chromosome 4, daSolDulc1.2, whole genome shotgun sequence genomic region:
- the LOC129885189 gene encoding ethylene-responsive transcription factor RAP2-11 — MEQSQLHDHATKKWSPKVPKQRKFVGVRQRPSGKWVAEIKNTTQKIRMWLGTFDSAEEAARAYDEAACLLRGSNARTNFHNHSPVSPALSMKIRNLLNHKKSLNKINPKSTSTPKNPTTSTISTSHRQTKICNDDAYKPDFNFFMAGIDQMGSTNFDHSSTFSTDFDTILLDDEKVCNFQEVPKGNLEDHQMPEFEHMKVERQISASLYAMNGVNEYWENFHDNTDPNFWDLPMLYQMFCPS; from the coding sequence ATGGAACAATCACAATTACATGATCATGCCACCAAAaaatggagtcccaaagttccAAAACAGAGAAAATTTGTTGGTGTAAGACAAAGACCTTCTGGAAAATGGGTTGCAGAGATCAAGAACACAACACAAAAGATCAGGATGTGGCTGGGAACGTTTGATTCAGCTGAAGAAGCTGCTCGTGCTTATGATGAGGCTGCTTGTCTTCTACGAGGATCAAATGCTCGAACTAATTTCCATAACCATTCCCCTGTCAGTCCTGCTCTTTCTATGAAAATTAGAAACCTCCTCAATCATAAGAAAAGCCTCAACAAGATCAATCCCAAAAGTACTAGTACTCCTAAAAATCCCACAACTAGTACTATTTCAACAAGTCATCGACAAActaagatatgtaatgatgatgCATACAAGCCTGATTTTAACTTCTTTATGGCTGGAATTGATCAAATGGGGTCAACAAATTTCGATCATTCATCAACATTTTCAACTGATTTTGATACGATTCTTCTGGATGACGAAAAAGTTTGTAACTTTCAAGAGGTACCAAAGGGAAATCTTGAAGATCATCAGATGCCTGAATTTGAACACATGAAAGTTGAAAGACAAATATCAGCTTCACTATATGCTATGAATGGAGTGAATGAATATTGGGAGAATTTTCATGATAATACTGATCCTAATTTTTGGGATCTCCCTATGCTCTACCAAATGTTTTGTCCAAGTTAG